The Juglans regia cultivar Chandler chromosome 6, Walnut 2.0, whole genome shotgun sequence genome contains the following window.
aattaattgttgaatactattattaattctttaattgattaaattttttattaaattagtgtcatagttcgaacgttaactgtaacactcggacccaaaattggtatagttggactatggattttttatttatttatttatttttagcttgatattttaagttttatagtacggacttgagtagtgtttttttattttattttttgcgctcgtttatttatttatttagttttttttttccgcatgtttcatttttttgttttttttttttctctttcggtctttatctcttatttcccgtaagtttgtttttctcgtGCACGTCGTGCATGCACACACGGCACATCCGCGtgcacgtctctctctcggctctatAGGGTTTCTGTATTTATTTCGGTCATCctttcatctatttattttcccgttcttcatcctcaataaAAACCTAGAGTGCCGCTTCTTCTTTTCATGCCTCTGGCTCCTTCACCGTGAGCCCTTCCCCATAGCGCAGCTGTGCAGCACCTGAACCACTGCCCCAAACGAGCCAAGCCCGTATCGCAACACGGTTTAACCAGTGGCGCCGCTGCACAGATCACCACTGCACCGTAGTGCAACGCGAAGACAACCGCGTTGCATCCCAGCCACTACCACGATCGAGCCCAGCCTGAAACACTCGAATCACATCCCGCATGATGGAAACCACCATGTTTGACGCTGCTCTACCCTGCATCTCCGCACCAAGCCGCTGATACGTTGGGATGTGAAGGACTCCGTTTTTGCACGCCGAAACAGGGGAAGCAaccccaccgtgagccacgtTGTCAGCCCCCTCAACTTCGACGCCACTGCCATCAAAAGACGCcggaggacaagcctccaccttcggGCCAGGTCGACGCCCAGCCCCCAGACCGTCGCAAGCCTCGCTGCCCCACAGTGAGTTTTCATCCTTTTTCACGCCGAGCCATCTCTccgtccctttctctttctgcgtgaggtctctcactcatctttctctctctctctctctctctctctctctcagtgcctcaccaccgtgaccttcttcgccacgtcgcgcgcagctcctcccttggcaGTGAGTACCTCGCGCCCCTGTTCTTATGGTTTTTGCACCGAGACTGTGTGAATGCATTTGCAGTCTACGTAACTTATATTTCGCATAGTTTTTGAATaggaattacagttttacccttagttttagaatgtgttcaagttgatatctttttttggtctgtttttacttggtttatacgggtggtataagaaaattttacagacaataaataggattttcaaattgtactttggtagcaaattattttagtaattgtgaaattttattttaaacttttaaattactattaaggctttttttttattattatttaacgaaatttttttacttgtacttaccttaaatcgcttaagtattttaacatgttattaagtaaatgtttattttaagagtaaacaatattggtgcattgttatttctacattttagatatattttagtctttttaataatagttatggtttgtttttaaaatattttgggataattatatcacttagtattaaacttcataagttgttttcattaataaataggtctgacttttaaatgttttagtcattgtattaaattagcattggcgattttagaaagtgatgattagtaattttaggttttgaggaatgaaataggttattttataagcttaggattaaatatcgaaatacttgattaattggaaatttatgagaattacgtgattattttataagtgacgattaattattgtccaacatttttgaggaatttcgaaaaagctaagaagttcaggtaagcggggttcctatgctagactttgcatttaaaataaaatgagctgaggttatttttggaaaatatacatatttgatgttaaaaagaaatttgaactgcctcagttatttgttctgcattactcatgagattctgtttaagaagaaattattttctgtcatgactggtgtagacatgagcttatttctgacattctgtttttgaactttgaaaaagagagcgaatatgaaattttgtgtataaattatgttgtgtaatgatttttttctgttctgaagattttttgtactctgatatgatctgatgtgatttctgaaaacctctggcataacattctgtttctatttctgttccgttctgacctcaccacgggtgtaaaactgtggcctctgttcgggttggtaccaacttttttgtttctggtgcacccactttggaaacaaagtggttttctgcgtggtcttttctatgtgcacactcggggctccgagaatgaataagggaaagattcacattttgtttctgctcggttagctaccggggtttgcacaaccctaccacgggggttaaacatggtatttgttctgatatgataagataagatgtgatatttcagtttatgctatgccaaagggattttgatgttgaatatttttgaactttcgctctgatatttttgataatatgttctgacgctgcattttgaaaacactattctgattctgcattttgaaagaaaatatttttgttctgcattctgaactctgtaaatgctcatgtttacatactagtatatatcctctgcttactgagttgttgataactcaccccttatctccatatatgttttagataattttgatggttcagctggagaacaagagtagaaagttttagcaggtgtgatgatcagagtggaataagtgcccgagggtacaagtgcttatttgagagttgtagttagtaaactgaatttatgttttggatattttgatttgatgagttaaggataatttcgagttttagagagtttttaatttatgttattgatattttctttattgtgcCCATGAAGGAACCTAGATATtttgattgattaaattgattaatttttttattggatttttcggatttttttatttgtactatttaagttgatttgaggtattaagagttaactctccggacctccgggaacggagCGTTAGATTAACTGACCGTCCGAAAATGATGATTTACATGTTCGAATAGTTTCAATGgaaaaatcatcccaaaagCTCAAAACTATTGTAATGATTACCGTAAATTCTGCTCTCCTATTttctctatatggtatcaggggtatggttttatttatttttttctttttctcccctttttCTAATCATCAATCGTATTTCAGCTACTAAACATGTGCCGTATCAACAGCATTTACTTGAGatgataagatttaaaaaaaaaaaaaaaaaaaatcacaacatcgaAACCACTCAGTTTCACAGTAATTCTATAGTACTACTCTtggaatacataaataataatacatagtCCAAATCGGTGATAACAATATCGTAATGATCAAGTGTATTGTTGCTCAAGCACATTCCTCCATCCATTAACTAAAACTAGGCTCTCTCTGTAACTCACCAGCTTAAACTTTTCCGAGCCTTcgtcatatatatattggaagatTCTTAAGTTCTCCTGTTCTTGGATCAAACAATACCAAACCATCGTCCCGAAAttgtaatttaatattttctgcaAAGACTCTTTGCTGTAATGTCATAACCAGCTTAGACATTAAGCATTAATTCCATACTTGTCGTTGCGTTATCAATCTTATCTGTGCAAAACCAATGtaataaatgttcatatttggGCAGGTTTTGTCCTTAAATCATGTGGgttttaatgatagatttaatgctgaaaatttataaaagattaatttgctgtaattatttattaagcAGGAACAGAGAAGAAGGTTATATATGTTGggtatatattgtttttgtttttgtcttcatGAGGTATATATGTGCATTACCATATATAGTAGCAGGTTGGACCAATTATATATGCCTATCCTATTCAGTAATATCTGCCAGTTACATTAATGTCCTCATGCAATATGCTTTCATTTCAATGATACTTCTTCGATCCACGTGAGGATGAGGCCTCCATAAGTACTCGATTCAGTACAATAGCAACTCCATATTGCAGTAGTCAAGACAGCAACTGGCAGCAATTGCAGTAGCACAAAAAgctgatatttaaatttaatggttgagaattaattaaaagagaTCAAGACATgattttcattatcttattaattaagaaGTGAATGATACCTTGTATTATATTTGTGATTGTGCATAATTcaaatactataattataataaaattgcaattttgatataaaatttaaacgagttattatgttttgatttcatcTTAAAGGGGCCGGGTTTACTCCTTTATTAATCAGATCCTAACAGATCAACCTTGTTTTgatccaaatttatttatataaagtccAAATATACTAATTTCGTATCTGCATTAAGTTTATGAATCGTATCACATGATATTAACACCTCTAATATTGCTGCCTTCCCTTTTTTGCTCTTTCTGGAAATTGAAACtccattctctttttcttcctcgtGGCAATATCAGTCTTCtccttttatttagttttgctTACTAAGAAAGGTCAGATCAGCTCTGTACTCAATAGCTCTAATTAAGATTTATATTGGTTGTCCACATTACAATAATGTAAGTGTACTATCGTTAGTCATGTGGGTTGGCCTTCATCCCTTGTAAATACAAGTTTAGTGTACGAATTTACTGCATTGCTTACACAAATGATATGATGACAACATAACAACCAATTACGGAACTCCTTAAGGTCTAACGAAAAATATTTACTGCAAATCTTTAAATCTGTAATTAAATAGGAAGGTTTAATTGGAATTGATCCTAAAAGCAGTATTTAATTGGCACaggcaaaaataataaaaaaaactatattaatcACGATTTTTCACAAACCAAGAAggaatgatatgaagaaaagaaagtgacacttacattatatatgaaaatgctATAAGTGCCAAAACAAGAAATTCAAATCCCTCTTTCAAGAGGTTCTCAGCATGGCTGAAATGGTGAAGAGGGAAAGAGCCAAGTAAGAGAGGGTTGAAGTATAAATTTAAGTATAAAGCTGAAAAGTATAAAACGCCTACTGCagcaagtatatataaattCCCTGTGCTTTCACTTTTTGTCCAATATTAAGCCAATGGCCATATACTTTAAAGTGAAACCATCTCAATTGAAGCTAAAATCTGTCATACTCCTGGACGTCATGGTCCTCATGTAATTCCAATCCACAAACCATTGTATTTAAGCAAAATAGGACCAACTCTTCAACTAAATCAACTTTTGTTACATAAGCAGTCAATTGACCCCATGACCAAAATCACAACATCGATAATGATCTATAGTACTCTtggaatacataaataataatatatagtccAAATCTGTGATAACAATATCATAATGATCAAGTGTATTGTTGCTCAAGCACATTCCTCCATCCATTAACTAAAACTAGGCTCTCTCTGTAACTCACCAGCTTAAACATTTCCGAGCCTTCGTCATATATTGGAAGATTCTTTAGTTCTCCTGTTCTTGGATCAAACAATACCAAACATTTATCTGAAACACAATGGCCGCCGTTAAGCACAATCAAACCATCGTCCCGAAATTGTAAAGGACGGCTGGGTACTGCAATCGTAAATAGTTTAGTCCAAGAACATTCCACAATAGACTCGTTCATCACCCATATTTCATACTCCATTGATATTCCAACGTCATTCCTACTACTATTACTATACGTAGGAAAAATCACAGCTACAGAGTCATTGATAATGGCAATGTCAGCAGGAGATCCTACATCATCATGAGGCAACATTATTTCCCGGAACATCTCATTGCTCATATCAAAGGAAAGCAATAAATTAAGCTCCCTGTCGCAACGCCGAGGAAAATTCAACCAATAACAGAATCCATTTAAGTATGAAGGAAAATtagatgttttaataaaatcagCTGAGTTGAGGGATGCATCAATCACTCTCCAAGAATCAGTAGTAAGGTTGTATACCTCAACTTGGTAATGCCGCGGAGAATAGAAGCACGTGATTTTAACCACCTTGAAGTCATTGGTGTTGAGATCAATACCAAAGCCAAAATCGTAACTCGGGACGCGAAAATCAGGGGGGAAAGGGACAAAATCAGGCGGGCGAGGGACAAACGGAAGCCTCTTAGATTCTCTGGTTGCAGGATTCCAAAGCCCTATCTCCCAAGCCCGGTCTGGATCAGGACCAAAATGAAAACGCTCTGCagaaataccaacagcacaaaCTATTCCATTACAGGAACCGATGAAAAGTACTGGGGTAATATCTTCTGAGAACAATTGTGGGATGAGATGTATGTCGCCGGAAAACTCCAGGGTGTCGTTAGAGTGCATGGAGAAACGTGGGGTATCTATTGCTCGGTAACGCTCAAGGATGACTCGACGGCAGTGATTGCGATTGTGATCAGAAATGGCGGAAGTGTGGTgctttgtgatgaaatgagggTTTCTGATGAGAGCATACCAGGCTTTACTCACAGATTTAAATCGCATCAACGATTTTACCGGCAGCGTCGACAAAATTTCAGTCACCACGTCCTCTGGGAGATGGCGGCTCAACATTCTTAATTCAATTTCACCACCAGTTGAGAGTATAAAAAAGTATTACTTATAGtgaatttgaattttctgtAAAGACGCTTTACTAGCTGTAATGTCTTAGACATTAAGCAATTCCATACTCGTCGTTGCGTTGTCAATCTTATCTGTGCAAAACCAATGTAATAAATGTTCATATCTGGGCAGGTTTTGTTCTTAATGTGCATTTTCATGATAGGTTTAGgttatgtttgaatgttgaagtgagttgagttgagttaagttgagatgataaaatattgttaaaatattattttttaatattattattattttgaaatttgaaaaagttgaattatttattatattttatattggaatttgaaaaagttgtaatgataaattgagattaattgagattaatttgggatccaaacgaaaccttaatgctgaaaatttataaaatattaatttgctgtaattatttattagagctttctatatattaatttttcttttatttaacccataaataaataagattggTTTTGTTCAGTTAATGGACTTGTTCTGACTTTTATCATATGAATAACTCATCTGTGAacgtaaaattttaataaattattaagatgGTTTTGTTAagcagatgagataagataaaagttaaaagttaattaaatattattagaataaaatttttttaatattatttttattttaagatttcaaaaagttaaattatttattttattttatttgagagtttaaaataattataataattagataaaatgaaataatatgagatagtttattttgtataactAAACCATCTATAAAGTCCAACTTCGAATAACTTGTACGAGGTTGAcgattaaataattttgaataattctatttggtCATCTCAAACTTAATACTCATATGACCCTCTTGAAGTGGTGGTCCACCATATAGTGTCActtggtttattaaaaaaaaaattaaaacaaaaacataaaaataatagagaaagtCTAGATCAGTTTAGTCTTctccctttgtatttttggatttCGTTTTGTTTAAAACAGCATCTAAGTGGTAAGTTTCAGATTACCACTAGTTAAAACTtctcaataatttttctaaatcagtTTATATCAGTCGGCTTTTGAAACCTCATCCTCGTGTTTTTCGTTATGAAAGGGAGCATGGCATTAATGTGATTGGGAGGTAGATATTCCAGGGATGGGATGGCAACATGTTGAAGTCGCACTACCATATGATGttacgtgatttattaaaaaaattaaaataaaaatacaaaaataatagtgaaaaccTAGATCAGTTCAATCTTtcccttttgtatttttgaattCCGTTTTGtttagaagatatatatatatatatatatatatatatatatatattagtaaattaaaTGATACCACAAGGTAATGCTACGTCAAGAAGAgcattttttatagaataactGTGTATACCTTTATTGAATATATCTAAACATAGTTCAATCAATACAATATTTCTCACTGAGAACAATATTTGTTTTCTATCGAGGGCCTTCTTCTATCCACACCCTCATCATACACTCCGCATATTTGTTTTCTGTTGAGGGCCTAATCCATCTATCACCAAACCCCAACCTCCTCATCATACACTCCGCATATTTTCACTCAATCCTATCATATGCTTAAGCCATATCTAGCTTTAAAGTCATATTTCCCACCCTTTCTTTTTGCCTTGTTTCATTGTATGGAGGGCCTCATATACTATCATCACATTATCCATTATAAGCCTCCTAGGAATGAAGGCACTTTGGTTGCTGGAAATCAGATCAGGGAGTAGTTTCTTTAGTCTATTTGCCAACACCTTTGAAGCTAACTTGTACACAACGTTGCATAGACTAATGGGCCTGAATTCACTAGCTTTAGAAGGGTTCTTCACCTTTGGAATAAGTGTTATGTAAGTATGATTGATGCTGCTACCAAAGTCCCTATGGCCATTCAGGATACTTAGTAGAGCCTCACTAACTTCCTCTGCCACTATATTCTACTATGCTTGGTAGAAACAAGCCCCATACCCATCAAGGCCAAGGGACCTCAAGGGTGCCATCTGTTTCAAAGTTGCCTCAACTTCCACTCTTGTAAACTCCTTTTGAAGCTCTTCATTCATATCACTTGTCACCCTTGGTTCTATGTCTTTCAAACACAGTTCTATAGCTTCCATTGTAGGGCTCGAGGACCCAAACAAATTCTCAAAGTGGCTATGAAAAACCTGCTCAATCTCTCGTTGCTCAGTCAACACCCTTCCTTCCTCATTCATAATTTCCTTTACCtagtttttatttcttctctgGCTAGCACATGAGTGAAAGAACTTTGTATTTTTGTCCCTCATCTGGTACCAGCATCTCttggctctttgtttccatttcatGTCTTCTTGCTCTTGAAGCAAACCCAACTCTCTTTGCAGTCTCTTAACTATGTCAGCATTGGGAGGTCCTTCATTCTCTTGTTCCTCTTCTAGCATTTCTGTTTTCTCCTTTACTAGTTGCTCTTCACTCTGTCCTCTTTTATGATTCCAGT
Protein-coding sequences here:
- the LOC108997694 gene encoding putative F-box/kelch-repeat protein At1g12870, whose translation is MLSRHLPEDVVTEILSTLPVKSLMRFKSVSKAWYALIRNPHFITKHHTSAISDHNRNHCRRVILERYRAIDTPRFSMHSNDTLEFSGDIHLIPQLFSEDITPVLFIGSCNGIVCAVGISAERFHFGPDPDRAWEIGLWNPATRESKRLPFVPRPPDFVPFPPDFRVPSYDFGFGIDLNTNDFKVVKITCFYSPRHYQVEDLLLTLPLSMTL